Proteins from a genomic interval of Arachis hypogaea cultivar Tifrunner chromosome 10, arahy.Tifrunner.gnm2.J5K5, whole genome shotgun sequence:
- the LOC112718399 gene encoding uncharacterized protein, with product MGLKTPQEHLTTFEARMNLEGVGDEVRCRAFSVTLAGPTIRRLNALPQGSVTTFADITRAFLAQFSMRIAKAKHPINLLWVTQRSEELTRKYLNRFNDECLEIDSLTDSVASLCLTNGLLNEDFRKHLTTKPVWTMKEIQNVAREYINDEEVSQVVAANKRQPTYSPARQPGGGERTREHSKDGAPTKAFKPFPRVGKFTNYTPLAASIVELYQQIADKGILSKPQQLKDRIRGNKNLYCDNYKGFSHKTQDCFVLKDALEQAIREGKLAEFSHLIKEPRRRDRDRSGDIKDRAVRQEPEENSERGLAILACKKDAKVLAVSLSVPAPCLRRIPSILFRPEDQWFHNLPENPPMVITARVGTGLVRQILVDTRADSNIMFCNVFDALGLQDTDLRTHQDGVVGLGDNFIKLDEVVSLPVSIGGGRGKRSVMAKFMVLRDFTTYNLILGIKTINEFGTVICTKLLMMKFVADDWSVGSIRGDLETAIACDSASLSLRRKSKEASGVFLADLDARVDDKPRPEPEGDLEKFRIGDSEEKFTFVNRNLPYNLKEPLEEMIRANAICLPGHRPTCQGSTPSSCHTT from the exons ATGGGACTCAAGACCCCCCAAGAACATCTAACgaccttcgaggccaggatgaattTGGAAGGGGTGGGTGATGAAGTAAGATGTCGCGCTTTTTCCGTAACATTAGCAGGGCCGACAATCCGCCGGTTAAACGCTCTCCCCCAGGGCTCCGTGACAACCTTTGCTGACATAACCCGTGCCTTCCTGGCTCAGTTCTCCATGCGCATCGCCAAAGCGAAGCACCCAATCAACTTGCTATGGGTGACGCAGAGGAGCGAGGAATTGACCAGGAAATATCTGAATAGATTCAATGATGAATGCTTGGAGATTGATAGCCtaaccgactcggtggccagTTTATGCTTGACAAACGGGTTACTGAACGAAGATTTCAGAAAGCACCTTACCACTAAGCCCGTATGGACGATGAAAGAAATCCAAAATGTGGCTAGGGAGTATATCAACGATGAGGAGGTTAGTCAAGTCGTGgctgccaacaaacggcagccCACCTACAGTCCTGCTCGTCAGCCCGGAGGTGGAGAAAGAACTAGGGAGCACTCCAAGGACGGAGCGCCAACTAAAGCTTTCAAGCCTTTCCCCCGGGTAGGgaagttcaccaactacacccccctGGCAGCCTCAATTGTCGAACTCTATCAGCAGATTGCTGACAAAGGCATTCTGTCGAAGCCCCAACAACTCAAGGATAGAATTAGAGGGAACAAAAACCTCTACTGCGACAACTACAAGGGCTTCAGCCACAAGACCCAAGATTGTTTCGTTTTGAAAGATGCTCTGGAGCAGGCAATCCGGGAAGGCAAGTTGGCAGAATTCTCACACCTCATAAAAGAACCGAGGAGGCGGGATCGTGACCGATCTGGCGACATCAAGGACCGCGCCGTGAGGCAGGAACCCGAGGAGAACAGTGAACGTGGCCTAGCAATT TTGGCATGCAAGAAAGATGCCAAGGTTTTGGCTGTGTCATTATCGGTCCCCGCGCCCTGCCTCAGGAGGATCCCATCGATATTGTTTAGACCAGAGGATCAATGGTTCCACAATCTACCAGAGAACCCTCCTATGGTAATCACCGCAAGAGTGGGAACCGGCCTAGTCAGACAAATCCTCGTTGACACTAGAGCCGATTCGAACATCATGTTTTGTAATGTGTTTGATGCTCTGGGCCTCCAAGACACCGACCTGAGAACCCACCAGGACGGTGTGGTCGGCTTAGGTGATAACTTTATCAAGCTTGATGAGGTAGTCTCCCTACCGGTCTCCATAGGAGGAGGTCGAGGGAAGAGGTCAGTAATGGCGAAATTCATGGTCCTGAGAGACTTCACAACCTACAACCTCATCTTGGGAATAAAAACTATCAATGAGTTCGGAACAGTGATTTGTACAAAGCTATTGATGATGAAGTTTGTTGCTGACGATTGGTCGGTTGGATCCATCAGGGGAGATTTGGAAACGGCGATTGCGTGTGACAGCGCCAGTCTCTCCCTAAGAAGGAAATCCAAAGAGGCATCCGGGGTCTTCCTAGCCGATCTAGATGCCAGGGTCGACGACAAGCCCAGGCCAGAACCCGAAGGGGACCTCGAGAAGTTCAGGATTGGCGATTCGGAAGAAAAGTTCACCTTCGTGAACAGAAACCTCCCTTATAACCTGAAAGAACCTTTGGAAGAAATGATCAGAGCCAATGCGATCTGTTTGCCTGGACACCGGCCGACATGCCAGGGATCGACCCCCAGTTCATGTCACACCACCTAG